Proteins from one Dama dama isolate Ldn47 chromosome 12, ASM3311817v1, whole genome shotgun sequence genomic window:
- the PPP1R3E gene encoding protein phosphatase 1 regulatory subunit 3E, giving the protein MSRERHPRTDIPRNLSFIASLTERAYYLSQRPSLEEEPEEEPGEGGTRLGARSRAPGPSRGRRARSAPAGGSGIRALRNHSPDTRKRVRFADALGLELAAVRRFRPGELPRVPRHVQVQLQRDALRHFAPCQPRARGLQEARAALEPASEPGFAARLQAQRICLERVEASPLGVAGSARVLDLAYEKRVSVRWSADGWRSQREAPAAYAGPAPPPPRADRFSFRLPAPPIGGALLFALRYRVTGREFWDNNGGRDYALRGPEHPGSGGNPEPQGWIHFI; this is encoded by the exons ATGTCTCGCGAGCGGCACCCCCGCACCGACATCCCCCGCAACCTGAGCTTCATTGCCTCGCTGACAGAGCGAGCCTACTACCTCAGCCAGCGGCCCAGCCTCGAGGAGGAGCCAGAGGAGGAGCCAGGCGAGGGAGGGACGCGTCTCGGGGCCCGATCCCGAGCTCCAGGTCCGAGTCGGGGGCGCCGGGCTCGTTCTGCGCCCGCCGGAGGCAGCGGGATCCGGGCGCTCCGCAACCACAGCCCCGATACCCGTAAGAGAGTGCGTTTCGCTGACGCGCTGGGGCTGGAGCTGGCAGCCGTGCGCCGCTTCCGCCCGGGAGAGCTGCCCCGGGTGCCCCGCCACGTGCAGGTCCAGCTGCAGAGGGACGCCCTCCGCCACTTCGCGCCGTGCCAGCCCCGCGCCCGAGGCCTCCAG GAGGCGCGCGCCGCCCTGGAGCCGGCCAGCGAGCCCGGCTTCGCCGCCCGCTTGCAGGCTCAGCGCATCTGCCTGGAACGCGTCGAGGCGAGCCCGCTGGGCGTGGCCGGGAGCGCGCGCGTGCTGGACCTGGCCTACGAGAAGCGCGTGAGCGTGCGCTGGAGTGCAGACGGCTGGCGGAGCCAACGAGAGGCGCCCGCCGCCTACgccggcccggccccgcccccgccgcgcgcCGACCGCTTCTCCTTCCGCCTGCCCGCGCCACCCATTGGAGGCGCCCTGCTCTTCGCCCTGCGCTACCGCGTGACGGGCCGCGAGTTCTGGGACAACAACGGCGGCCGTGACTATGCTCTGCGTGGGCCGGAGCACCCGGGCAGTGGCGGAAACCCGGAGCCCCAGGGCTGGATCCACTTTATCTGA
- the BCL2L2 gene encoding bcl-2-like protein 2 — translation MATPASAPDTRALVADFVGYKLRQKGYVCGAGPGEGPAADPLHQAMRAAGDEFETRFRRTFSDLAAQLHVTPGSAQQRFTQVSDELFQGGPNWGRLVAFFVFGAALCAESVNKEMEPLVGQVQEWMVAYLETRLADWIHSSGGWAEFTALYGDGALEEARRLREGNWASVRTVLTGAVALGALVTVGAFFASK, via the exons ATGGCGACCCCAGCCTCGGCCCCAGACACACGGGCTCTAGTGGCAGACTTTGTGGGCTATAAGCTGAGGCAGAAGGGGTATGTTTGTGGAGCTGGCCCCGGGGAGGGCCCAGCAGCTGACCCACTACACCAAGCCATGCGGGCAGCTGGGGATGAGTTCGAGACCCGCTTCCGGCGCACCTTCTCCGATCTGGCAGCTCAGCTGCATGTGACCCCAGGCTCGGCCCAGCAACGCTTCACCCAGGTCTCTGATGAACTCTTCCAAGGGGGCCCCAACTGGGGCCGCCTTGTggccttctttgtctttggagccGCATTGTGTGCTGAGAGTGTCAACAAGGAGATGGAGCCACTTGTGGGACAAGTGCAGGAGTGGATGGTGGCCTACCTGGAGACGCGGCTGGCTGACTGGATCCACAGCAGCGGGGGCTGG GCGGAGTTCACAGCTCTATACGGGGACGGGGCCCTGGAGGAGGCGCGGCGTCTGCGGGAGGGGAACTGGGCCTCAGTGAGGACAGTGCTGACAGGGGCCGTGGCACTGGGGGCCCTGGTAACCGTAGGGGCCTTTTTCGCTAGCAAGTGA